One segment of Leptospirillum ferrooxidans C2-3 DNA contains the following:
- a CDS encoding HD-GYP domain-containing protein: MKKTLLVNDLKIGMTVVGVDRNWFETTLVSHHFTIRSNEDIERLRKNGIQKVSVEFIVDKGHIAKQDSPSKTVNKKPDTINSESLPPPEEGTTELPEPITKELSEIERIQKETAFILEGSFNEARMGRAMDTKKIREMVRQTIDMILQNKSSTSFLADISGNDDETFVHSANTMMLAVGYAIRKKYPEEEWMSWGMAASLHDLGKIFIPMEILKKPSRLTPEEWEQMRKHPLLGSQFLKKSPEPDLRNLAAKVAVEHHERHGGKGYPYGLELPSIHPVSQGIMVLDVYEALTADRVYRKGMTPHKAMSFLLQNNMGLDRDISRTLANMVGIYPVGTLIGVSGGEIGVLLGYQGDDVVTGMAKILVLFSARQTFLEKPYTIELAIGTNERHFPTYSTHDIGITQKQLISYILKFSQA; this comes from the coding sequence ATGAAAAAAACGTTACTGGTAAACGACCTCAAGATTGGGATGACCGTTGTAGGAGTTGATCGAAACTGGTTTGAGACAACCCTTGTCTCTCATCATTTTACGATTCGCTCAAACGAAGATATTGAGCGGCTCCGAAAAAACGGAATCCAGAAGGTCTCGGTCGAATTTATTGTGGATAAAGGGCACATAGCCAAACAGGATTCCCCCTCCAAAACGGTCAACAAAAAACCTGACACCATCAATAGTGAATCGCTCCCTCCACCGGAAGAGGGTACAACAGAACTTCCGGAACCGATCACAAAGGAACTCTCCGAAATCGAACGAATCCAGAAAGAAACAGCCTTTATTCTTGAAGGATCTTTCAATGAAGCCCGCATGGGCAGGGCGATGGATACAAAGAAAATCCGGGAAATGGTCCGGCAAACGATCGACATGATTCTTCAGAACAAGAGCTCTACCTCATTTCTTGCAGACATTTCCGGAAACGATGATGAGACGTTTGTTCATTCAGCCAATACAATGATGCTCGCGGTCGGATATGCCATCAGAAAAAAATATCCTGAAGAAGAATGGATGTCATGGGGCATGGCTGCCTCACTCCATGATCTTGGGAAAATCTTTATTCCGATGGAGATCCTTAAAAAACCTTCCCGTCTCACGCCGGAAGAGTGGGAGCAGATGCGAAAGCATCCTCTTTTGGGCTCCCAGTTTCTGAAAAAATCTCCTGAACCTGATCTTCGAAATCTCGCGGCAAAGGTCGCTGTGGAGCATCATGAGCGTCACGGAGGAAAGGGATATCCTTATGGTCTGGAACTTCCAAGCATTCACCCTGTTTCTCAGGGAATCATGGTCCTTGATGTCTATGAAGCGCTAACCGCCGACAGGGTCTACCGAAAAGGCATGACTCCCCACAAGGCCATGTCCTTCCTTCTTCAGAACAATATGGGGCTTGACCGGGATATCAGCCGGACACTCGCCAATATGGTAGGGATCTATCCCGTGGGAACGCTCATTGGAGTGTCAGGGGGGGAGATTGGAGTTCTTCTGGGTTACCAGGGAGATGACGTCGTGACAGGAATGGCCAAAATTCTTGTTCTTTTTTCAGCACGTCAAACTTTTCTGGAGAAACCCTACACCATTGAACTCGCCATCGGGACAAACGAACGACATTTTCCGACCTATTCGACGCACGATATCGGGATTACTCAGAAGCAGCTGATCAGCTATATTCTGAAATTTTCACAAGCATGA
- a CDS encoding mechanosensitive ion channel family protein — MFPSDELKAHLASLHEMLPSGSFSEHHEKILFSLGKTPVTIAGLVDFFLIIILGILVRRAVMKALNIKAERESSSQSRNLILLGSKLAGTIVLFLTGLLALDNIGVKLTSVEGVLGMVGLGFGIGLQSVAANVIALGVILAEKSVQPGDIIEIDGIVGTVKEIRPRSTVIMSTDNIAVIVPNGHFISNKVINWSHLESKIRTHIKVGVGMTQKDLESAVRIMKEVAGNHPLVLKDPAPDVWFASFGESTYDLDLVFWLKDATVRYQVTSDLGFSLSKAFFEEGVNIPYPIRTLFVDQRPATQPRL; from the coding sequence ATGTTTCCCTCTGATGAATTAAAGGCGCATCTTGCAAGCCTCCATGAGATGCTTCCTTCAGGATCCTTCTCTGAACATCATGAAAAAATTCTTTTTTCCTTGGGAAAAACTCCTGTTACAATTGCGGGTCTTGTTGATTTTTTCCTGATCATCATCCTTGGTATTCTTGTCCGGCGTGCCGTGATGAAAGCCTTGAATATCAAGGCCGAGAGGGAGTCCAGTAGCCAATCCAGAAATCTCATTTTGCTGGGATCAAAGCTTGCGGGAACGATTGTCCTTTTCCTCACAGGGCTTTTGGCACTTGATAATATTGGGGTCAAGCTGACATCCGTTGAGGGTGTCCTTGGAATGGTTGGCCTTGGATTCGGGATCGGACTTCAGTCAGTTGCTGCCAACGTGATCGCCCTTGGAGTGATTCTTGCCGAAAAGTCTGTTCAGCCGGGAGATATTATTGAAATCGATGGCATTGTTGGAACAGTCAAGGAAATTCGCCCAAGAAGTACTGTCATCATGAGCACCGACAATATCGCCGTTATCGTTCCCAATGGCCATTTCATCTCAAACAAGGTTATCAACTGGAGCCATCTGGAATCTAAAATCCGGACGCATATCAAGGTAGGCGTTGGGATGACCCAAAAGGATCTTGAGTCGGCGGTGAGAATCATGAAGGAAGTGGCGGGGAACCATCCGTTGGTTCTGAAGGATCCGGCCCCGGACGTATGGTTCGCCTCATTCGGTGAGTCAACCTATGATCTGGATCTTGTTTTCTGGCTTAAGGATGCCACTGTCCGCTATCAGGTGACCAGTGATCTTGGCTTCTCCCTGAGCAAGGCATTTTTTGAGGAGGGAGTCAATATCCCTTATCCCATCCGTACCCTGTTTGTGGATCAACGACCCGCCACTCAGCCGAGGCTGTAG
- a CDS encoding DsrE/DsrF/DrsH-like family protein, with translation MEKLSVVLASDEFEKLQAGCMMASVASVSGIEVNVFVTMAAMTCFRQKTVADRSFPKIGEVGQAAIRKKAPLFSDLLIQGKEMGSLKVFACALALDLIDSKLEEMVPVFDEVVGVATFLGKAEGGQVLFV, from the coding sequence GTGGAAAAACTATCAGTGGTTCTGGCTTCGGACGAGTTTGAAAAACTTCAGGCTGGATGCATGATGGCTTCTGTTGCTTCAGTCTCGGGGATAGAGGTCAATGTTTTTGTCACGATGGCGGCAATGACCTGTTTTCGTCAAAAGACGGTCGCTGACCGCAGTTTTCCCAAAATTGGTGAAGTGGGGCAGGCAGCAATCAGAAAGAAGGCTCCGCTCTTCTCCGATCTGTTGATTCAGGGAAAAGAGATGGGGTCATTGAAGGTCTTTGCCTGTGCGTTGGCGCTTGACCTGATCGACTCAAAACTGGAGGAAATGGTTCCGGTCTTTGATGAGGTGGTTGGTGTCGCGACATTTTTGGGAAAAGCTGAAGGGGGACAGGTACTCTTTGTCTGA
- a CDS encoding tetratricopeptide repeat protein, with translation MKKLLSGLLSTFFLSIVPLPLWAIPLATPSDPVELQKKLPKMAALIMKGKAGLALPELKKLDRRYPDHASVHFLTGIAYGKLGMNEEAVHEEKQALSNNPQYVPARISLGIAEGNTGHFKQEIREERIVLASDLKNESAWEATGWAYASLAKWSLAREAEEQAVRLNPFDDQAHMVLGISLAHLGFYQEALMEELKAKKLNPKDGGTLRAITWIKTLIAPEHPQKHEKEDQTINPLLAPDQGDIPQGAPGIIPQSGGINSGNSGNLRAPARP, from the coding sequence ATGAAAAAATTATTGTCCGGTCTTTTGTCGACCTTTTTCCTTTCAATTGTTCCCCTGCCACTTTGGGCCATTCCCCTTGCGACCCCATCTGATCCTGTGGAATTACAGAAGAAGCTTCCAAAAATGGCCGCGCTTATTATGAAAGGAAAAGCCGGTCTTGCGCTACCTGAGCTTAAAAAACTCGATCGCCGTTATCCTGACCATGCAAGTGTGCATTTTCTGACAGGAATTGCCTATGGAAAGCTTGGAATGAATGAAGAAGCTGTGCATGAAGAAAAACAGGCCCTTTCCAATAACCCACAATATGTGCCAGCCCGTATTTCCTTGGGCATTGCCGAAGGAAATACGGGTCACTTCAAGCAGGAAATCCGGGAGGAGAGAATTGTTCTCGCCTCAGACCTCAAAAACGAGTCTGCATGGGAGGCGACCGGTTGGGCGTACGCTTCGCTCGCAAAATGGAGTCTTGCCAGAGAAGCGGAAGAGCAGGCTGTCCGCCTGAATCCTTTTGATGATCAGGCACATATGGTTCTGGGCATTTCCTTGGCTCATCTGGGATTTTACCAGGAAGCCCTTATGGAAGAACTGAAGGCAAAAAAGCTCAACCCAAAAGATGGGGGGACACTGCGGGCCATTACCTGGATCAAAACGCTGATTGCTCCCGAGCATCCTCAAAAACATGAAAAAGAGGATCAGACGATCAATCCGTTGCTTGCGCCGGATCAGGGAGATATTCCCCAGGGCGCTCCCGGAATCATTCCCCAGTCCGGGGGAATAAATTCCGGAAATTCTGGTAACCTGAGGGCTCCTGCAAGACCTTAG
- a CDS encoding sigma 54-interacting transcriptional regulator yields the protein MAPQSKINLNAIMEPISKATNSPMVLIDHLFRIAWISDSASQSLGLTTESIGSLCPDSLEGKICSGSCQKISHFFSNPLSERGIPQPCLEPTFGNISINTERISSDLSGYPLLLKSFQPLLHDSLPKNQQHTFVASRDWAEPFLEKLTRIAKTEIPVLLIGETGTGKECLARLIHERSRRSHGPFVALDLSVIPETLVEDALFGHQRGAFTGAVSSQSGRLSRAHGGTLFIDEIENIPPAVQTRLLRFLEDGSFEPMGSNQSQAISTRIIAATNEDPEKLLREGRMRPDLFYRLNGLSLQIPPLRKRTEDLPILVEHFRSIFQKQNRSSSSSFSSEAMQALSSYHFPGNIRELKHLVESVLAVSDPHRPIELSDLPESVQKGSTGFYPQTDKIHEETHPYYEDSLDPELFERRRIEKALRSSNGKIEAAAFILGISRITLWRHMKRLNMKQNSFHF from the coding sequence ATGGCACCCCAATCCAAAATCAACCTGAACGCCATCATGGAACCGATCTCAAAAGCCACCAATTCTCCCATGGTGTTGATCGACCATCTGTTCCGGATTGCATGGATATCCGATTCTGCCTCGCAGTCGTTGGGACTGACAACCGAAAGCATCGGTTCTCTATGTCCGGACTCCCTGGAGGGGAAGATTTGTTCCGGGAGCTGCCAGAAAATATCCCATTTCTTTTCCAATCCATTATCGGAACGGGGGATTCCCCAACCATGTCTTGAGCCAACATTTGGCAATATCAGCATCAATACGGAAAGGATCAGCTCCGATCTGAGCGGCTATCCACTTCTCCTCAAATCGTTCCAACCCTTATTGCATGACTCCCTCCCGAAAAACCAACAGCATACTTTTGTCGCATCCAGAGACTGGGCAGAACCCTTTCTGGAAAAACTCACACGTATCGCAAAAACCGAAATCCCGGTGCTACTTATTGGAGAAACAGGAACTGGCAAAGAATGCCTCGCCCGTCTGATCCATGAAAGAAGCCGCAGATCTCATGGCCCCTTTGTCGCACTTGATCTTTCTGTCATTCCGGAGACCCTGGTGGAAGACGCACTTTTCGGCCACCAGAGGGGCGCCTTTACCGGAGCTGTTTCTTCCCAGAGCGGGAGACTTTCCCGAGCGCATGGCGGCACACTCTTTATTGATGAAATTGAGAATATTCCCCCTGCTGTCCAGACGCGATTATTGCGATTTCTGGAAGATGGCAGCTTTGAGCCCATGGGTTCGAACCAGTCCCAAGCCATCTCGACAAGGATCATTGCCGCAACAAACGAGGACCCTGAAAAGCTTCTTCGGGAAGGACGGATGAGACCGGACCTTTTCTATCGCCTGAATGGACTCTCCCTCCAGATTCCTCCCCTCAGGAAACGAACCGAAGACCTCCCCATTCTTGTCGAACATTTCCGTTCGATCTTTCAAAAACAAAACAGGAGTTCCTCATCTTCATTTTCATCAGAAGCCATGCAGGCCCTTTCCTCTTATCACTTTCCCGGAAACATAAGGGAGTTGAAACATTTGGTAGAGTCTGTCCTGGCCGTTTCCGATCCACATAGGCCCATAGAACTTTCGGACCTGCCGGAGTCCGTACAAAAGGGGTCCACCGGGTTCTATCCACAGACAGATAAAATCCATGAGGAAACCCATCCCTATTACGAAGATTCTCTTGACCCGGAACTGTTTGAACGTCGCAGAATTGAAAAAGCCCTTCGCTCTTCAAACGGGAAGATCGAAGCAGCAGCGTTTATTCTAGGAATCAGCAGAATTACGCTTTGGCGTCATATGAAACGATTGAACATGAAACAAAACTCGTTTCATTTTTGA
- the lpdA gene encoding dihydrolipoyl dehydrogenase, with protein MIVEGLDRSFDLIVIGGGPAGYMGALRASELGMRVALVESRKVGGVCLHQGCIPTKSLLEVSSLIQKTATPTNGLYYDPPKIKHDEVVAFGQSVINRLHQGIKHLLKTAGVMTFESSGSLLGTGKVVLSEGLSPLVLHAKNILLATGSRPKSFPGLPFDHERVIDSSDALLLNPAGKKIGILGGGVVGVEFSQIFTSLGGSVTILEREPTLLPGEDSELVSILSRELDRQGVVLKCGISIRDVVRTDQNVSLSLKPSNSSTESPPEDLSFDYLLVAIGRVPNTETLGLDSVGLTVSTGGFVLVNGSGWTGVEGLYAAGDLVGGAMLAHAATHEAIVSVEHMAGLNPPPNDPNTVPRVVYTHPELVSVGMTLEQARKKGFQAILKKFPMMANGRSLIHGDRRGIVKMVVDEESGALLGFGGVGPGLSEILPVATLAIGLPDGADRLSHSIFPHPTVAETIWDALKSR; from the coding sequence TTGATTGTCGAAGGTCTGGATCGTTCTTTTGATTTGATTGTTATTGGCGGTGGTCCGGCAGGATATATGGGAGCCCTCCGGGCAAGTGAACTGGGCATGCGTGTTGCTCTTGTGGAGTCTCGAAAGGTGGGGGGGGTGTGTCTCCATCAGGGTTGTATTCCGACAAAGTCCCTGCTGGAAGTCTCCTCTCTTATCCAAAAAACCGCTACACCCACGAATGGCCTTTATTATGACCCTCCAAAGATCAAGCATGACGAAGTTGTGGCTTTTGGCCAGTCCGTCATCAATCGTCTTCACCAGGGAATCAAGCATTTGCTGAAAACCGCAGGGGTCATGACATTTGAGTCTTCAGGCTCTCTTTTGGGTACAGGTAAAGTGGTCCTTTCGGAGGGGCTCTCCCCTCTTGTCCTGCATGCCAAAAATATTCTTTTGGCAACAGGTTCTCGTCCCAAGTCATTTCCTGGTCTTCCATTCGATCACGAACGGGTGATCGACAGTTCGGATGCCCTTTTGTTAAATCCAGCCGGAAAAAAGATCGGAATCCTTGGTGGAGGTGTTGTCGGGGTTGAGTTTTCACAGATTTTTACCTCCCTTGGAGGGAGTGTCACGATTTTGGAGAGGGAGCCAACCCTATTGCCTGGCGAAGACTCCGAACTGGTTTCGATCCTGTCGCGGGAACTCGACCGCCAGGGCGTGGTCTTAAAATGCGGGATTTCTATCAGGGACGTTGTCCGGACGGATCAAAATGTTTCTCTTTCCCTGAAACCATCGAATTCCTCAACGGAATCACCTCCTGAGGATCTTTCGTTTGATTATCTCCTTGTGGCGATTGGCCGAGTCCCAAACACAGAAACTCTGGGTCTTGATTCGGTGGGGCTTACAGTCTCTACTGGCGGGTTTGTTTTGGTGAATGGCTCAGGGTGGACCGGTGTTGAGGGTCTTTATGCGGCTGGTGATCTGGTTGGTGGGGCCATGCTTGCTCATGCTGCCACCCATGAAGCGATCGTTAGTGTCGAACATATGGCTGGTCTGAACCCTCCTCCGAATGACCCCAATACTGTCCCCCGGGTGGTTTACACCCATCCGGAACTTGTCTCAGTGGGGATGACCCTTGAACAGGCGAGAAAAAAAGGATTCCAGGCAATACTGAAGAAGTTTCCGATGATGGCAAACGGTCGTTCCTTGATTCACGGAGACAGAAGAGGAATTGTGAAGATGGTTGTCGATGAAGAGTCCGGAGCGTTGTTGGGGTTCGGAGGTGTGGGACCTGGTTTGTCGGAAATCCTTCCGGTTGCGACCCTTGCCATTGGTTTGCCAGATGGTGCGGATCGATTGTCCCACTCGATTTTCCCTCACCCAACGGTCGCCGAAACAATATGGGACGCATTAAAAAGCCGTTAA
- a CDS encoding phosphoesterase: MSNDGFLFNEVMIRMVSRGMLLFVSLLFPALSMASSPPPHIVIFILENKGYSQIIGNSHAPFLNALAKKNMVMTNYHAMTHPSLPNYVELVAGSSGTSHSDDPSQRFAVSTVVDKLESKGFTVSGYFEGLPYAGFDGDRYPSRHPVYVQKHNPFMLIPSLRNDPKRAVFDRPLEDLDKDLKRGHLPNLSYVVPGLCHDMHGGGACKKNSTSSLIEAGDLFMSKWVPKIMASEDFRKGGVILIVWDEGRGFFHHPFLRQPFPGKGGRVPLICVTSRHKGHLEFSEYSDHRVLLNAILARFGLSSVPNGDPPSRFPGVFMEDDYPGSGTFFYPGKISTTQAKQ, from the coding sequence ATGTCCAATGATGGTTTTTTGTTCAATGAAGTAATGATCCGAATGGTTTCAAGAGGGATGCTCCTGTTCGTTTCCTTGCTTTTTCCCGCTCTTTCCATGGCCTCCTCCCCTCCACCGCATATTGTCATTTTCATTCTTGAAAACAAGGGTTATTCACAGATCATAGGCAATTCCCATGCACCGTTCCTGAATGCCCTTGCAAAAAAGAATATGGTTATGACGAACTATCACGCAATGACCCATCCGAGCCTTCCCAATTATGTGGAACTGGTTGCAGGATCCAGCGGTACAAGTCATTCGGATGATCCCTCCCAGAGATTTGCTGTCTCGACGGTGGTAGACAAACTGGAGTCAAAGGGATTCACGGTCAGTGGCTATTTCGAGGGGTTGCCCTATGCGGGATTCGATGGAGACCGATATCCTTCCCGGCACCCTGTTTATGTTCAAAAGCATAATCCTTTCATGTTGATTCCCTCCCTGAGGAATGATCCCAAAAGAGCCGTATTCGACCGTCCGCTTGAAGATCTTGATAAAGATCTCAAGCGAGGCCATCTTCCCAATCTTTCTTACGTTGTTCCGGGACTTTGCCATGATATGCATGGAGGTGGGGCCTGCAAGAAAAACAGCACATCTTCATTGATTGAAGCAGGTGATTTATTTATGTCGAAATGGGTTCCCAAAATCATGGCTTCTGAAGATTTCAGAAAAGGTGGCGTCATCCTTATTGTCTGGGATGAGGGAAGGGGGTTTTTTCATCACCCTTTTTTACGCCAGCCGTTTCCGGGGAAGGGGGGGCGTGTTCCGCTGATTTGTGTGACAAGCCGCCACAAGGGCCACCTTGAATTTTCTGAATACAGCGACCATCGGGTTCTGCTGAATGCCATTCTTGCAAGATTCGGTTTGTCATCGGTTCCGAACGGAGATCCGCCGTCCAGATTCCCCGGAGTTTTTATGGAAGACGACTATCCGGGGAGTGGGACATTCTTTTACCCAGGAAAAATAAGTACAACCCAAGCAAAGCAGTGA
- a CDS encoding glycosyl transferase family protein, producing the protein MTENKMKELIKSIGTGPKGSRGLSRDEAFEACQLILSGSATPAQIGGFLLALRTKGETSSEMEGFLLALQSFLKIPPSATPLKALDLGCPYDGHSRSPGLWIPAAILASRAGLPIVLHGYQDLPAKFGVGLIPLWKNLGLSVSRPENALSDLEKNSIVCLSQEDITPELARMAPIRRELGLRSLFNTVEKALNPMNVSHLAIGYFHETILPAMESMVRAAHPHAKVTFVGGQEGSIGLFTHRATKIVPVNSIPDLVPEFLPPVNEKVEPITVPPTTEAYTLYYHELIKNPLHPHRKALIWQAATLLMMGGLTSQMGEALSLIGDPGKGIDW; encoded by the coding sequence ATGACTGAAAACAAGATGAAAGAACTCATCAAATCCATCGGTACCGGCCCCAAGGGGTCAAGAGGTCTTTCACGTGATGAAGCTTTTGAAGCTTGTCAGCTGATCTTGTCAGGAAGTGCAACACCTGCCCAAATTGGAGGATTTCTACTGGCATTAAGGACAAAAGGAGAAACATCGTCTGAAATGGAGGGTTTTCTTCTCGCACTCCAGTCCTTCCTCAAAATTCCTCCTTCAGCAACACCTCTCAAGGCACTTGATCTCGGGTGCCCCTATGATGGCCACTCAAGGAGTCCGGGCTTATGGATTCCAGCTGCCATACTCGCATCAAGGGCAGGACTTCCTATTGTTCTCCACGGCTACCAGGATCTCCCCGCAAAGTTTGGTGTTGGCCTGATCCCCCTTTGGAAGAATCTGGGACTTTCCGTTTCCAGACCGGAAAATGCCTTATCGGATTTAGAAAAAAATAGCATTGTCTGTCTGTCACAGGAGGATATCACTCCCGAGCTCGCCCGAATGGCCCCGATCAGAAGGGAGCTCGGCCTTCGATCCCTTTTCAACACTGTCGAAAAAGCCTTGAACCCCATGAATGTCTCTCATTTGGCGATCGGATATTTCCACGAAACGATTCTCCCAGCCATGGAATCCATGGTCAGGGCAGCCCATCCTCATGCAAAAGTAACCTTCGTTGGAGGGCAAGAGGGGAGTATTGGACTCTTTACCCACAGAGCTACAAAAATCGTTCCAGTCAACTCCATTCCGGATCTTGTTCCGGAGTTTCTCCCACCGGTTAATGAAAAGGTTGAACCCATCACCGTTCCTCCGACAACGGAGGCTTATACACTGTACTATCACGAACTCATCAAGAACCCTCTTCATCCTCATCGAAAGGCATTGATCTGGCAAGCAGCCACGTTGTTAATGATGGGAGGTTTAACCTCCCAAATGGGAGAAGCGCTGAGTCTGATTGGAGATCCCGGGAAGGGAATCGATTGGTAA
- a CDS encoding nucleoside deaminase, with product MSQFEKDQYFMELAISEAEKAVLIDEVPVGAVLLLGDKVLSTAHNARISTFDPTGHAEILAIRKAAQTIKNYRLTGASLYVTVEPCPMCFGAIMEARVTEVVFSVREPRSGVMGSLYDLQNDPRWSHKIIVREGILDGPVQELLRNFFLKKRLGPQDHL from the coding sequence ATGTCACAATTCGAAAAAGATCAGTATTTTATGGAATTGGCGATTTCAGAAGCAGAAAAAGCTGTCCTGATCGACGAAGTCCCGGTTGGAGCCGTTCTTTTATTGGGAGACAAGGTCCTTTCGACTGCTCATAACGCTCGCATAAGTACCTTTGACCCAACAGGACACGCCGAAATACTTGCAATTCGAAAAGCTGCCCAGACAATCAAAAATTACAGGCTCACTGGAGCCTCCCTTTACGTCACTGTCGAACCTTGCCCAATGTGCTTTGGAGCGATCATGGAAGCCAGAGTCACAGAAGTTGTCTTTTCTGTCAGGGAACCCCGATCCGGAGTCATGGGCTCTTTGTATGACCTCCAAAACGACCCAAGATGGTCTCATAAAATTATTGTCCGGGAAGGTATTCTCGATGGACCTGTTCAAGAACTGCTTCGAAATTTTTTTCTTAAAAAACGTTTGGGACCACAAGACCATCTATGA
- a CDS encoding sulfurtransferase TusA family protein, with protein MSEETVKPDEVIDARGLYCPGPLMELIRVISVKPVGTVLKVLSSDEGSAKDIPAWISKVGQQYIGTEKSDGYWELLVKKVK; from the coding sequence ATGAGTGAAGAAACTGTAAAACCAGACGAGGTGATTGATGCAAGAGGGCTTTACTGTCCTGGCCCTCTTATGGAGCTGATCCGGGTCATCTCGGTCAAGCCCGTTGGAACTGTTTTGAAGGTGTTGTCCTCTGATGAGGGATCAGCCAAGGATATTCCGGCCTGGATTTCCAAGGTTGGCCAGCAATATATCGGCACAGAAAAATCCGATGGATACTGGGAACTGCTGGTCAAAAAAGTCAAGTAA
- the mazG gene encoding nucleoside triphosphate pyrophosphohydrolase — translation MKEPTDFDKKTGKDPDGEALSRLIDVIGRLRGPEGCAFDRAQTLPKLLEDLREEFHELADAISTDNLPEISSEISDLFTVLLFMRQILWEKNGLLTSDLFNMSADKMIRRHPHVFLEPNPDKKIEAIWETWEAIKKTEEEHQDRKSMLDGIPKSMSALDAAQKLGKKAGRVGFDWVSADGAWEKVEEELEELSQARHESPDRLKHELGDLLLALSSYGRHLGIRTEEALLQANKRFRDRFHQMELDASLSNRALSSLSPEEWNDMWIEAKKKEGSG, via the coding sequence TTGAAAGAACCGACAGATTTCGACAAGAAAACGGGAAAAGACCCCGATGGGGAAGCTCTTTCCAGATTGATTGATGTCATTGGACGACTTCGTGGACCTGAAGGATGTGCGTTTGACCGGGCACAGACTCTTCCGAAACTTCTTGAAGACCTACGGGAAGAGTTTCATGAGCTGGCTGATGCAATCTCGACAGACAACTTGCCTGAAATTTCATCAGAGATATCAGATCTCTTCACTGTTCTGCTCTTCATGCGACAAATCCTCTGGGAAAAAAACGGCCTTCTGACATCAGATCTTTTCAACATGTCCGCAGACAAGATGATTCGTCGGCACCCTCATGTGTTCCTTGAGCCCAATCCTGATAAGAAAATTGAGGCTATATGGGAAACATGGGAAGCAATCAAAAAAACCGAAGAAGAACATCAGGACAGAAAATCGATGCTTGACGGTATCCCGAAATCAATGTCGGCACTTGATGCTGCACAAAAACTTGGCAAAAAAGCGGGTCGGGTGGGGTTTGACTGGGTATCCGCAGATGGTGCATGGGAAAAAGTCGAAGAAGAGCTTGAAGAACTCTCTCAAGCGCGCCATGAATCTCCTGATCGACTGAAACACGAACTGGGAGATTTGCTTCTGGCACTATCCTCCTATGGCAGGCATCTCGGAATCCGGACGGAAGAGGCACTCCTCCAGGCCAACAAACGCTTTAGGGATCGTTTCCATCAAATGGAGCTGGATGCTTCCCTCTCTAACAGAGCCCTGTCATCGCTGTCACCGGAAGAGTGGAACGACATGTGGATTGAAGCCAAGAAAAAAGAGGGATCCGGATGA